TGCGTCACGCTCACCTGCTCCCCTTTCAGGTGACACGAGGAGCGCGAGCGCCGCTGCTTGTACCCGAAGCCGCGCGTGCGCAAAGTGGCAAAGACCTGCACGCGGAAGGAAAGTTCGGGGCCCGGTTCGCGCGTGCTTGACAGGTCCGGAGCCCCTCTGTAGAAGGCGCCTCGTTGGTCACGGCGGCTCAGGGCGGATAGCTCAGCGGTAGAGCGGCGCCCTTACAAGGCGATGGTCACAGGTTCAATCCCTGTTCCGCCCATCAACACGTTGTGAAGTCTTGGGGAGTTAGTTCAGTTGGTTAGAACGCCGGCCTGTCACGCCGGAGGCCACGGGTTCAAGTCCCGTACTCCTCGCTGAAAAAGAAGGGCCCGGAGCCGAAAGGTTCCGGGCCCTTCGTCTTTTGGCGTGCACTGACCTGGTGCGCGAGATCGATGCCGCGCGGCCGACCGCACCCCACCCTGCCCGGAGTCAGGCCGGGGGCGGACGATGGTCGAAGCGTTTCGTCATTGGGGTGTGGCAGTCGGGGCGCTTCTCCTCACCGCGGCGGTGGGCTGCGGGCCCATCCAGAGCTTCGCGCAGGGCATCGAGGGCCCGAGCGAGGTGGTGGGCCACGACCAGCAGTGGTTCCTCGACAACGTGGGCGTCCCCTGTGCGAAGGAGCGCTCGCTCGTGGGCGGCGACCTCTGGCTCTACGCGCAGGTGGACCACGGCGTAGACCTGCTCGACTGCGACACCCCGGACGTGCACCGCTCCTGGGGCATCTACTTCATGGGGAACGTGTGCACGGCGGCGATGTCGCTGGACCGGCCGCCAAAGTAGCCAATCGCCGCGCGGGGCTCAGAAGAAGAGCGCCGCACGCCCCTGCACGGTGCCCTCGCGCCAGGCGTTGCCCCGCTCCTCCGAGAGGCTGAGCCCGAGCTCCCCGCGCTCCGTGACGCGCCACGAGATGCGCGAGGACACGCCGACGCTCGTCCCGTCCCGCTGGGGTGCGTAGAGGTTCTGGGAGAAGCGCTGGCGGAGGAGCGCGTCCCCTTCGATGCGCAGGCGCGCCTCCAGCAGATCCGCAGAAGCGTAGACCCGGTACTCGCGACCATCGCCTCCCAGCGGATGGCCGATGGGAGCGTCCTGCATCACCCAGCCGCCCACGTGGTTGAAGTGCAGGTACCAGCTGGGGCGCTCCACGGCACAGCAGAGCGCTCCGATGAAGGCGAACTCGGCGCCGAGCGAGACCCGGGGCGCACCGGGAAGCATCGGGGTGCGCACGCCGAAGAGCAGCCCCGGGGCCTCGAGCTCTCCCCCCAGGTCGTCCATCCCCCACTCCGCGTAGGTCGTCAGGGGCAGCAGGGTCTCCGTCGGCAGGCGCCAGCGCAGGCTCAGCCCGGCCACGTTGTTCTCGGGCTGGTTCTTCGTCCCGAACAGCATCTTGAAGACCTGGTTGAGCTGCGTGCCCTGATCGACGCGGCCTCCCCCGACGATGACCGCCCGCTGCAGGCTCAGCGTGAAGCGCGGGTGCGGCTGGAGCCGGAGGTTGCCTCCCCAGAAGAAAGGGTCCCCCGCGTGCCGCGCCTCGGTGAGGCGGCTGACGAAGCCCTCGAAGGCCACCGGCCCCAGGTAGCGCAGGAAGCCTGGAAGCGAGAGTGGCCGCGTCGTCGCGAGCTCGAGGCGATCGAAGGTCTGGCCGCCGGCGACGACGAACCCGCGCTCTCCCTGCAGCCCGTACCCCACGGTGCCGCGCCCGAAGGAGAGGGACACGGGGTTGAGTGCCACCACCGCCTCCCAGCGAGGCAGCCTCAGCGCCCCCACGTCGAGCTCCGGCGCGGCCGCGAGCCCCAGGTAGGAGGTGACGTTCGCGGCGAGGCCCGCGCTCAGGGAAAGAGGAGGGCCCGGGTCTACGGGCGCCATGAACGCGGGCCGGGGCTGGGGCACGGCCACGCCGTAGCGCGCATCCGCCGCGCGATACCCCAGGGAGCCCGTCGCCTGCTGCAGCACGACTGCGGCTGCTCCCGGAACGGCGTGCGGCTGGAACTCCGCATCGAAGCGCGCGAGGTAGCCCCGGGCCTGCTCTGCCGCCTGGGGGACCCGCTCGGGGGCCTGCGCCAGCGCCTGCTCGAGCGCGGCGCGCACGACGGCCCGGGGCACCGCGCTCTGCGCGGGCAGGTAGCCGTCCACGAGCCCCAGGTCATGCAGGCGCTGAACGGCCTGCACGGCCCAGTGCGAGGGCTCGAGGAGCGCCGAGGCCCCCGGAGCATTGGCTCCCGAGGCCCCGGTGCTCAGCACGAGCGCGAGGGCGACGCACGCTGAGCGCAGGGAGTGGTGCACGCGCCTAGCGACGGCCGATGCCGAAGTAGGTGAAGCCACGCTCGCGCATCTTCTCCGGATCGAAGACGTTGCGGCCGTCGAAGATGACCGGCTTGCGCATCAGGCTCTTGAGGCGGTCGAAGTCCGGGTGGCGGAACTCGTTCCACTCGGTGACCACGAAGAGGGCATCGGCCCCCTCGGCGGCGGCGTAGGGATTGGCCGCGTAGCGGATGCGGTCCCCGAAGCTGCGGTGGGCCACCTCCTGCGCCACGGGGTCGTGCGCGGCCACCCGGGCGCCCTTGCCCAGCAGCCCCTCGATGATCTCGAGGGCCGGCGCCTCGCGCATGTCGTCCGTCTTGGGCTTGAACGCGAGCCCCCACACGCCCACCTGCAGCCCCGCGAGCGAGCCGAAGTGCTTCGTGGCCTTGGCCAGCAGCAGCCGCTTCTGGCGCTCGTTGGTGCGCTCCACCGCGCGCAGCAGATCGAACTCGATGCCGTAGTCGCGCGCGGTCGAGACCAGCGCCTTCACGTCCTTGGGGAAGCAGCTGCCGCCGTAGCCCACGCCCGGGAAGAGGAAGGGGTAGCCGATGCGCTTGTCCGAGCCCATGCCCTTGCGCACCAGGTCCACGTCCGCGCCCACCTTCTCGCAGAGCGCCGCGATGTCGTTCATGAACGAGATGCGGGTCGCGAGCATCGAGTTGGCCGCGTACTTGGTCAGCTCCGCCGAGGGCGGGTCCATGTAGAGGATGGGGTTCTCGGTGCGCACGAAGGGCGCGTAGAGCTCGCCCATGAGGGCGCGCGCGCGCTCGCTGTCCGAGCCGATGACCACGCGGTCCGGCTTCATGAAGTCCTCGAGCGCCGCCCCCTCCTTGAGGAACTCGGGGTTGGAGACCACGTCGAAGGGGTGCTTCGTCGTGCGCGCGAGCACGTCGCGCACCTTCTGGGCAGTGCCCACCGGCACGGTGCTCTTGTTCACCACGACCGTGTACTGGCCCATCGCCTTGCCGATCTGCTCGGCGGCGGCGAGGACGTACTGGAGGTCCGCATCCCCGTTCTCGCCCTCGGGCGTGCCCACGGCGATGAACACCACCTGCGAGCGCTTCACCGCCGCGGCGAGGTCCGTGGTGAAGGAGAGGCGGCCCTCGCGCGCGTTGCGCTCGACGAGCTCCTCGAGGCCCGGCTCGTAGATGGGCAGCTTGCCCTGCTTCAGGTTCTCGATCTTCTGCGGGTTGATGTCGACGCAGGTCACGTCGTTGCCCGAGTCCGCGAAGCAAGTGCCTGCGACCAGGCCGACGTAGCCGCTGCCGATGACGGAAATGTTCATGGGGCGACGCTGGTACCGCATCCGCCGGGGTGCTGTATAGCCCGGGCAATCGAGCAAGCCCCGAATTGGCTCCCCGTGAAATCAGGTGGTTGCAGGTAACCGTTGCTGGGGAGGCAGGCAAGTCCCGATCAACGGTTCTTCCTTGAACCTGGCGCCCGCCTGCGAGAGAACGCGCCGCCTGTTGCAGAGGCAACGATTTCGCGCCCGGGTGGTTTCTTGCGCCCGGGGTGCTGCAACTCGAGGGAGTCGGAGAACGTGGCGAACCTGAAGTTCCTGCTGGGGGTGCTCCTGCTCTGCTCGAGCTGCGCGCTCGGCCCCGGCATGCGCATGGACGAGACGGCCTTGCGGGAGCGCACGCAGGACGAGCGCGAGGGGGCGGAGCCCAACGTCACGCTGGTGCCCATCACCCCTGCGGTGCTGGCCCAGCAGCTGCGCGAGCGCCAGCAGCAGCTCGTGCCCAACCCGGATCCGCTGGGCAACCTCGCAGCGACCTACGAGTACCACGTCGCCCCCCGCGACGTGCTCAGCGTCACCGTGTGGGACCATCCCGAGCTGACCATCCCGGCGGGCGAGTTC
This Aggregicoccus sp. 17bor-14 DNA region includes the following protein-coding sequences:
- a CDS encoding capsule assembly Wzi family protein, whose product is MQAVQRLHDLGLVDGYLPAQSAVPRAVVRAALEQALAQAPERVPQAAEQARGYLARFDAEFQPHAVPGAAAVVLQQATGSLGYRAADARYGVAVPQPRPAFMAPVDPGPPLSLSAGLAANVTSYLGLAAAPELDVGALRLPRWEAVVALNPVSLSFGRGTVGYGLQGERGFVVAGGQTFDRLELATTRPLSLPGFLRYLGPVAFEGFVSRLTEARHAGDPFFWGGNLRLQPHPRFTLSLQRAVIVGGGRVDQGTQLNQVFKMLFGTKNQPENNVAGLSLRWRLPTETLLPLTTYAEWGMDDLGGELEAPGLLFGVRTPMLPGAPRVSLGAEFAFIGALCCAVERPSWYLHFNHVGGWVMQDAPIGHPLGGDGREYRVYASADLLEARLRIEGDALLRQRFSQNLYAPQRDGTSVGVSSRISWRVTERGELGLSLSEERGNAWREGTVQGRAALFF
- a CDS encoding UDP-glucose/GDP-mannose dehydrogenase family protein is translated as MNISVIGSGYVGLVAGTCFADSGNDVTCVDINPQKIENLKQGKLPIYEPGLEELVERNAREGRLSFTTDLAAAVKRSQVVFIAVGTPEGENGDADLQYVLAAAEQIGKAMGQYTVVVNKSTVPVGTAQKVRDVLARTTKHPFDVVSNPEFLKEGAALEDFMKPDRVVIGSDSERARALMGELYAPFVRTENPILYMDPPSAELTKYAANSMLATRISFMNDIAALCEKVGADVDLVRKGMGSDKRIGYPFLFPGVGYGGSCFPKDVKALVSTARDYGIEFDLLRAVERTNERQKRLLLAKATKHFGSLAGLQVGVWGLAFKPKTDDMREAPALEIIEGLLGKGARVAAHDPVAQEVAHRSFGDRIRYAANPYAAAEGADALFVVTEWNEFRHPDFDRLKSLMRKPVIFDGRNVFDPEKMRERGFTYFGIGRR